The genomic window AAGATGTCGGCCTGCAACAACCTGATGCAGTACGGCATCCCCTACTCGCTGACGGCCCTACACACGGTTTCGCCCAGCTCCGAGGCCTTCAGGAAAGACCTTGCCTGGTTTGCGGCTGTCTGCCGCGTGGTCAATGGCTTCCGGAACCTGCGCATAGGGGCCATTGGTGCGCGCCCGGCGGCCTTCAATACGGTCCGCTACAGCGAAAAGCTGCTGGAGCTGAACGGCATCTCCGTGGAGACACTGGACCTGTCTGAAGTGCTAGGGCGCATCCATCGCATGAAGGACACCGACGACGCTGCCCAGGCCAAACTCGCTGCCATCCAGGCCTATGTACCCACCAGCGGCATTCCCGAGGCAGCCCTGCTGAAGATGGCCAAGCTGGGGGCGGTAATTGAAGGCTGGATGAAGGAAACTTATTGCACCATCAGCGCCATCCAGTGCTGGACATCACTGGAAGAATACTTCGGCGTCGTGCCCTGCACCATTATGAGCATGATGAGCGAGAACCTGTTTTCCAGCGCCTGCGAAGTGGACGTGGTCGGCGTGCTCAGCATGTATGGACTCGCGCTGGCATCGGAGACCCCCAGTGCGCTGCTTGACTGGAACAACAACTACGGTGAGGACCCGGACAAGGCCGTCTGCTTCCACTGCTCGAACCTGCCGAAGCACTTCTTCGCAGACGTGAAGATGGACTTTCAGGAGATCATCGCCGGGACTGTCGGCAAGGAAAACACCTTCGGCACCTGCGTGGGACGGGTAAAATCGGGCGCCATGACCTATCTGCGCTTCTCGACCGATGACTTCCATGGCAAGATCCGCGGCTATGTGGGTGAAGGCGAGTTTACGAAAGATCCTTTGGAGACCTTTGGCGGAGCAGGTGTGGTGCGCATCCCGAAGATGCAGAAGCTACTGCGCTTTATCTGTGAGAAGGGCTTTGAGCACCATGTTGCAGCAAACTTCTCCACGGTCGCCAGCCCCGTCTATGAGGCGGCCACGCGCTACCTGGGATGGGAGATGCATTATCATGAGAATCCGGGAGTATAAACGTTTAAAAAGGTCTGCTGCACACCGGCCGCACGAAAGAGCGGCCGGCCCCGAGGGTGCCTGAAGAGGTCTTCGGTACGGGCCAGCGGCAGGAAACCGGACGCCCAACCCCATGCGTTCCTCATCCCGCAAAGGCTGGGCGTCCCATCTCAGAACCGACAACATCAGGAAAACAGATGTCCATTGTTGCAGGCGTAGATTTTGGAACACTCAGCGTAAGAGTCACGCTGCTTGACAGCGAAAAGGGCCGTCTTGGCACAGCCATTGCCGAATATCCTCTTCACCGCAAACGCGAAGACCCCGACTACGCTACCCAG from Pseudacidobacterium ailaaui includes these protein-coding regions:
- a CDS encoding L-fucose/L-arabinose isomerase family protein, with the protein product MKKQMTFGVIVGSRGFFPHHLAKEGREEMIKVLDAAGYKSIVLSPEQTLHGAVQTPDDARKCAELFKKHREEIDGVIVTLPNFGEERAIVDALRLSTLKVPVLVQATPDRPDIMKIANRRDSFCGKMSACNNLMQYGIPYSLTALHTVSPSSEAFRKDLAWFAAVCRVVNGFRNLRIGAIGARPAAFNTVRYSEKLLELNGISVETLDLSEVLGRIHRMKDTDDAAQAKLAAIQAYVPTSGIPEAALLKMAKLGAVIEGWMKETYCTISAIQCWTSLEEYFGVVPCTIMSMMSENLFSSACEVDVVGVLSMYGLALASETPSALLDWNNNYGEDPDKAVCFHCSNLPKHFFADVKMDFQEIIAGTVGKENTFGTCVGRVKSGAMTYLRFSTDDFHGKIRGYVGEGEFTKDPLETFGGAGVVRIPKMQKLLRFICEKGFEHHVAANFSTVASPVYEAATRYLGWEMHYHENPGV